A stretch of DNA from Yoonia sp. BS5-3:
TATTTGCATGGGGCCGGCGGCAGCGGCGCAGGCGCATTACGTAACCGCACCATGGTATCAGCTTTTAACGCGCGTGGCTTTGCGGTGATTGCACCTGATGGGGTAGCGCGCGCCGGGCGTAATGGGCGCGGCTGGGGGTTTCATCCCAGCTCTGGCAGGCAGATGGATGAGGTCGCTTTTCTGATCGCGGTCCGGGATGATGCAATCGCCCGGTTTGGGCTTGATACGGATCAGATCGTGCTGGGCGGTTTTTCCATCGGTGGCTCGATGGCCGCTTATACGGCCTGCCTCGCACCGGATGCGTTTTCAGCCTATGCGCCCATGGGCGGCAATTTCTGGCGGCCACATCCGGTGGAATGTGAAGGGCCTGTGCGCCTTTTACACACCCATGGTTGGACCGATGGCACCGTCCCGCTTGAAGGGCGGGTTTTGAACAATGTGCCTGCAAATGATCCGGGTGCACGGGCGCAGGGCGATGTCTTTCATGCCATGTCGATCTGGCGCGAAACCAATGAATGCATGTATCTTAAGGCCGATCGCTTTGTCACCGAAGGCGCATTCTGGCGTCGCATCTGGGACAGATGTGCAGATGGTACGGCCTTGGAATTGGCGATTTTCCCAGGTGGGCACCGTGTCCCGCAAGGCTGGGCAGATCTGGTTGTTGATTGGTTTGAGGACCTCTGATGCTTGTGATTGCGATATCTGTCGTAGGCGGCGTGCTTGGTGCATGCCTTCCGCTGCGCTGGGGGCTGATTGGCTTTCTTAGCAGCGTCTTTTTGCTGTTTGCCCTGCAGGCCGGGATCAACGTGGCTGGCGGCTTTGCCGGTGCCTCGATTGAGGAAAGCCTGCTGTTGTTTAACGGCTCATACCTGTCTTATCTGGGGTTTAACCTGCAGATCACATATCGGGCCTTCACCGGGCCAATTCTGGCCCTGACCATCCCTTTCATATTCCGCCTATTCCGCCGCGATTGACCCTGGCCCAGCAGGCCGGTCCAGCAGGATCGCCTTCATCCAAGCCCGCTCGCGCCTGGCCAGTTTGACGATCTTGGGTTCAATCAATGTATGCGG
This window harbors:
- a CDS encoding alpha/beta fold hydrolase, giving the protein MRNFIAGIIAAIGFGTTAQACSIDTACSVGARDYYIAMPEQTGEPVPAVVYLHGAGGSGAGALRNRTMVSAFNARGFAVIAPDGVARAGRNGRGWGFHPSSGRQMDEVAFLIAVRDDAIARFGLDTDQIVLGGFSIGGSMAAYTACLAPDAFSAYAPMGGNFWRPHPVECEGPVRLLHTHGWTDGTVPLEGRVLNNVPANDPGARAQGDVFHAMSIWRETNECMYLKADRFVTEGAFWRRIWDRCADGTALELAIFPGGHRVPQGWADLVVDWFEDL